The DNA segment GATCTGCCGCCAGACATCGCCCATGTGAATGCCGCGAAAGGCCTGATCCGGCAGGTCCGAGAGGTCGGTTCCAAGTGCCTTGCAGGCGGCCAGAAGCGCGCGATGGTGAAGCGGTTCGCTGTCGATCAGCGTGCCGTCAATGTCCCAGGCGACAGCGGCGAGGCGGCCGGAAGGTTCGCGGATGCGAGACCTGCTCACGCCAACCCCGCTCACGCCAACCCCGCTCACACCAGACCCGCTCACGCGACACGCCGCTGGGCCGCGAGGCAGCGATAGAGATCGCGATAACGCCGATAGCCCGCCTCATACACCTCGGCATGGGCGGGGTTGGGCTGGAGCACCTCGTCCTGCTGCACGAAGCGGGCAATGCCGGGCCAGTCGGCGAGGCCCACGCCCACGGCGGCGGTCCAGGCGGCACCGAGCGAGGAGCCGGGATGACCCTTGAGCCGATGAACCGGCTGGCCGAGCACATCCGCGATGATCTGCATCCACACCCGCGAGTTCGAGCCGCCATCCGACACCAGCACACGTTGGGCGGAATGGCCCATGTCGCGCAGCACCTCGACATGGTGCGCGCTGGCATAGGCATAGGCTTCGAGCAGTGCGCGCCACAGATGGCCGATGTCGTGGGACAGGGTGAGGCCATCGAAGACGCCGCGCGCGGCGGGATCGTGGATCGGGGTCTTCTCGCCGAGGAAATAGGGCAGGATCATCAGGCCATCGGCGCCCGCCGGCCGCTCGGCGGCGAGCCGGTCGAGGTGCTGGTGCACGCTGATGCCCTCGCGTTCGGCGGCCATCGCCTCGCCGCCGGCAAAGGTGCGCACGAACCAGTTCAGGCCCGAGCCGCCGGTCGCCATGCAGCCATTGGGCATGAACAGGCCGGGGATGAGGTGGTAGTCGAGATAGAGCCGCGGATCGGGCTTCACCTGATCGGTGGCGACGAGAATGTCGATCGCGCCGCCGAACTTGATGAGGATGTCGCCCGTCTGGGTGACGCCGGCTCCGAGGGCCGAGGCGATCATATCGGCCGCGCCGCCGATAATGGGTGTGCCGGCCACAAGGCCGGTGGCGGCGGCGCCTTCGGCGTTCACCCGGCCCATCACCTCGTGGGAGGCGGTCTTTCGCGGAACGGCGCTGCGGGGAATGCCGGCCCAGGCGACGAGTTCGTCGTCGATCTCATGGCGCGCGACATCGACGAAGCCCGCCTCCAGCGCCCAGTTCTGCTCCACCGCCCGTTCGCCGGACAGCCGCCAGTTCACGTAGTCATAGGAACCGAACACCGTGGCGATGCGGGCGAAGACCTGCGGCTCGTGCCGCGCGATCCAGCGCAGCTTGGCGGTGACCAGCTGCTGGTTGATGCCGTTTCCGGCCCTGGCGATGAACGAGGCCTCGTCCTTTTCCGCGCGCAGTTCGGCGACCTCGGTGCCGCAGCGCCCGTCGCTCTGCTGGATGGAGGGGCGCAGCAGGTGGCCCTCCGCGTCCAGCAGCACGACGGCCGGCAGCATGCCGGTCACGCCGATGGCGGCGATCTCGGCCGGGTCGATGCCCGCCGTGGCGATCAGCTCGCGCGTGATCGCGCAGACATTGTCCCACCACTGCGCCGGGTCTTCTTCGGCCCAGCCCGCATGAGGGGAAGACAGCGTCACCGGCCGCGAGGTCATGGCGGCGATCTCACCGGGAAGCTTGAGAAGCAGTCCGATGGTCGACGTCGTGCCGATATCGAGTCCGAGGACGTAGCTCATGAAGGCACCTGTGCGCAGGGAAGGGCGTCGTGATCAGCGGATGGCGTTCACGACATCCATGAAGCGCGACACGCGCGCCGCCTCGACGGGGTTCCAGGTGTTGCCGTCGACCTTGAAATGGGTGCCGATGACCACGCCGGAGGCGACCGAGAACACGTCGCGGATATTGTCGATGTTGACGCCGGTATTGGCGAAGATCGGCACCTCCTTCACCGTCTCGGCGACCTTGCGCAGATGCGACTGGTCGGCCGGCTGTCCGGTGATCGGGCCGGAGACCAGGATGGCGTCGGCGAGCGAGGAGAACACCGCGCTCTTGGCGCGCAGCTCGATGGGGCGCTGGTCGAGCGAATGGGCGAACTCGGCGTTGATGTTGAAGAGCATCTTCATGTCGTCGCGCTTCAGATCATGGCGCAACCGCGCGGCCTCGGCGCAGTTCGGCTCCCACAGGCCCATGTCGGAAGCGAACAGGCCGGTGAAGATCTCGCGCACGAAGCTGGCGCCGGTGACCGAGCCGATCGCGACCGTGGCCACCGGATCCCACAGATAGTTGACGCCGAACGGCACCTTGAGGTGCGGCTTCACCGCCTGCACGATCGCCGTCATAGCCGCGATCGATGCCGGGGAGCCCTTGAACACGTAGGGGCGGTCGTTCTCGTTGCCGAACATGATGGCATCGACGCCGCCGGCCTGAAGCTTCTCGACATCGGCCAGAACGCCCTCGATCAGCTTGTCGAGGCCGCCATCGGCGTCATAGAGCGGCGCTCCCGGAAGGGCGCCGATGTGAGCCATGGAGATGACGACCTTCTTCTTGTCGCCAAAGCATTCGAATACCATTCTCAATACTCCTTGAGGGTCGGCTGCGCGGCTGGCGCGCGTCAGTTTCCGGGATAGGGGGGCGCGATGCGCACATCCACGCGCGCCGCAGTGAGCGCGGCGGCGATGCGCGGGGGCGGCTCCGCGTCGGTGATGAGCATGCTGATCTCGCTGAACGCGCCGACCTGCACCAGCGACATGCGCTGGAACTTGGCGGAATCGCACAACAGGATTCGAAGCCCCGAGCGGCGCAGATAGACGCGCTTCATGTCGGTGTCCTCGAACGAGTAATCGAAGAACCCCTCGGCGGTGATGCCCGACGTGCCAAGAACCGCCGCGTCGAACCAGAGCTTCTCGAACTGCGCGACGGCGGTCGGCCCGTAGACCGACATCTCTTCCGCGCGCACCCGGCCGCCGGCGACATAGACCTCCGGCGCGCCGCCATCGAGCAGGGCGGAAATGCGCAGGCTGTTGGTGAACACCTTGAGGTGGGCCGCGTCGCGCAGATGGCCGGCCATCAGATAGGTTGTGGTGCCGACATCCACGGCCAGCGTCCGGTACCCGGCAACCAGGGTCGCGGCATAGGCGGCGATGGCGCTTTTCGCGTCGCTGCCCCGACGCAGGCGCGCATCGAAGCGCGGCTCCTCACTATCCATGGCGATGCTGGCGGGGGCGTCGGCGAGCACGGCGCCGCCATGCACGCGCACCAGGCGCCCCTCGCGCTCCAGTTCCACCAGATCGCGGCGGATGGTCATGTCCGACACGCCGAGATCGGCGGCGATGGCGGTGACGCCGATGGAGCCGGTCATGCTGAGATGTTCGAGAATGCGGGAATGACGCACATGGGAAAGCATGCGCTGGCGCTCGTCGCCGCCGGCCTGCTCCTCCCCAGCCTTGTCCCGAAAAGACGCTTCTTCAGCCATCGCACCACTCCGCCCGATCACATTCCCATGGTGATGAGGGATTCGCGACCACCCGGCCAGCACTGTCTAGCCCATCAAACAAACAATATCAAACATAACTTTATTCTTGATGTTCGATCGTGTTTGGATAAGTCTGTTGCCGACATGAGGAGCCGCCAATGATCCCGACCACCGCGCCCACGCCGGTTTATCCTGAACTCGCAGGCCGCCGCGCCTTCATCACCGGGGCGGCCGCCGGTATCGGGCGGGCCATTGCCCAGGCGCTGTCGCGTCAGGGCGTGACGGTGGCGATCGGCGACATCAATCTGGCGGCGGCGCGGGACGCGGCGGATGCCCTGGGCCATGGCGCCGTGGCCATTGGCATCGATGTGCGCGAGCGGGCGGGCGTCGCGGCCAGCCTCCAGCAGGTGCTGGATACGCTCGGCGGCTGCGACCTGCTCGTCGCCAATGCCGGCGTCTCCACCATGACGGCCGCGCTCGACCTCACCGACGAGGAATGGGACTTCAACTTCGCGGTCAATACCCGCGGTGTTTTCCTTACCAACCAGATCGCGGCGCGGCATTTCGTGAGCGAAGGCAAGGGGTGCATCGTCAACACCGCCTCGCTTGCGGCCAAGGTGGGCGCGCCGCTTCTGGCGCATTACTCGGCATCGAAATTCGCGGTGCTCGGCTGGACCCAGGCGCTGGCGCGCGAACTGGCGCCGAAGGGCATCCGCGTCAACGCGGTCTGTCCCGGCTTCGTCGCCACCAGCATGCAGACGCGCGAAGTCGAATGGGAAGCCCAGCTTCGCAACATCACGCCCGAGCAGGTGGTCGCGGACTACATCGCGCAGACCCCGCTCGGTCGCCTCGAACAGCCCGAGGATGTCGCCGACGTGGTGGCGTTCCTGTGCTCCGACCAGGCCCGCTTCATGACCGGGCAGGGCATCAATGTGACGGGCGGCGTGTACATGACCTGAGGCTCCAGCCCGGCGCGGCGCTCTGCCCGAACGCGGAGCGGCGCAACGGATATCGATCAACTCGCAAATTTTTATGTTTGATTTTGTTACATTCCTGCTCGTCTACCTGACGGGTTCCACGTGTCGAGGCCGCCTCGCCTTGAGGCGCCGTCACTCCGAAGGCTTCGGCCTCGCGCGCAGGAAATGGACCAGGGACGCCCGATGTCGTCGATTGAACTCGATCATGTCTCCAAGCTCTACGCCAACGGCGCCTATGGCGTGCGTGACGTCGACCTGACGATCGAGGAGGGCGAGTTCGTGATCTTCCTCGGCCCGTCGGGATGCGGCAAGTCGACAACGCTGCGGATGATCGCGGGGCTGGAGAGCATTTCGTCCGGCGACCTGCGCATTGGCGGGCGCGGCGTGAACAACGTGGCCCCGCGCGATCGCAACATCGCGGTGGTGTTCCAGTCCTATGCGCTCTACCCGCATATGAGCGTGCGCGACAATATGGGCTTCGGGCTCAAGATGCGCGGCGTGGCGCGGCCGGTGATCGAGACCAAGATCAACGAGGCCGCCGGCCTGCTCGGCCTTACCCCCTATCTCGACCGCAAGCCGGCCGCGCTTTCCGGCGGCCAGCGCCAGCGCGTCGCGCTTGGCCGCGCCATCGTGCGCGATCCGGTCGCCTTCCTGCTCGACGAACCGCTGTCCAATCTCGACGCGCAGCTGCGCGCCGAGATGCGGCTCGAACTGGTGAAGCTGCACCGCCGGCTTGGGCGCACGATCGTCCATGTCACCCATGACCAGGTCGAGGCCATGACCATGGGCGACCGCATCTGCATCATGCGCGAGGGCCGGATGGTGCAGGTCGGCCGGCCGCTGGATGTCTATGCCGACCCGGTCGACACCTTTGTGGCGAGGTTCCTCGCCACCCCGCCGATGAACCTCATCCCCGCCCGTCTGGAGAGCCGCGGCGACGGGCTGATGCTGATCGGGGCAGGCTTCGAACTCGCGGTTCCCGAGCGCCATCGCGCGGCCTATCAGCCCCACAGCGGGCGCGAGGTGATCTTCGGCCTGCGCCCGGAAGACCTGCACGAGGCGCCGCAACCGGGGCTGCAGCGCCTCGACCTCACCGTCGTCGCGATGGAATCGCTCGGCGTGGAGAACATCCTGGTCGGCCAGTTCGGCCTTGAGCCGGCGCTGGAGATGTCCGCCCGGCTCTCGCGCCATTTCACGGCGCAGATCGGCGCGACCGTGCCGCTCTATCTCGACCTCACGCCGATGCACCTGTTCGATCCGGAGACCACGCGCGCCCTGCCGCGCCCCAGTCTCCGTCTGGTCAAGCCCTGAGCCATACGGAGGAAACGGCATGCGGCACGTTGCACTTCATCTGGGCTTGCTCATCGTCTGCGCCGTCATCCTCCTTCCAATTCTATGGGTGGTGCGCACCAGCTTCCTGCCGGAGGCGATGTCCTATTCGACCCACCTGCTGCCGGCGACGACGGTCGACAACTACGTCGAGCTGTTCACCACCACGCGCTATGGCCGCTCCTATTTCAACAGCCTGGTCGTCGCCTTCGGATCGGTGGTCATCGCGCTGCCTTTCGCGGCCATGACCGGCTATGCCTTTGCCCGGTTCAAGACCAGCGGGAAGGGCGGGCGCTTCGCGGTTCTGGCCACGCAGATGCTGCCCTCGGTGGCGATCGTGCTGCCGGCCTTCGCGCTGTTTCGCACCGTCGGCCTCTCCAATTCGCTCACCGGCCTGGTCATCGCCTATGCCGCGCTGAACCTGCCGTTCCTGATCTGGATCCTGATGGGGTTCTTCGAAGGGATTCCGGTGGATCTGGAGTGGGCGGCGCAGACCGATGGCGCCACCGCCTGGGGGGCGTTCTGGCGCATCGTGCTGCCGGTCTCGCTGCCGGGCATCGCGGCGGCCGGTGTGCTCGGCTTCATTCTGACCTGGAACGAGTTCCTGTTCGCGCTGGTGCTGAGCGGCCCGCAGACCGCGACGGTGCCGGTCGCGCTGTCCTCGCTGCAGACCTCCAACGGCGTCCAGATCGCGAAAGTCTCCGCCGGGGTGGTGCTCGCCATCCTGCCCTTGGTCATCGCCTCCCGCTTCATCCAGCGCTTCATCATTCAGGGCCTCACCTTTGGCAGTGTGAAGTAGCGGCTGAACTGCGCGGCGCCTCCGGGGGCCGCGCCAACAACACGGGCGCAAGCCCGTTCCAGAGGAACTAGGAGAACGACATGCGCATGAAGCACAGCCTTACCGCCGCACTCCTCGGAGCCAGCATGCTGGCCGCCTATCCCGCCTATGCCGAGACCATCACCCTGCACGCCCTGATGGAGGACGTGCCGGAGACGCAGATCATCGAATCGATGCTGCCGGAATTCGAGAAAGAGACCGGCATCAAGGTCGAGTTCGAGAAGATCGGCTATGGCGACATGCACGACAAGCTGGTCGCGCAGCTGGTTTCGCCGGAGAGCTACTACAACGTTCTCGAGGTCGACTTCCTGTGGGCCGGTGAATTCCCGGCGGCGGGCTGGCTGGAAGATCTCGGCCCCTATGTCGCCAAGTCCGGCTTCGACCTGAAGCCCTTCATCCCGTCCATGCTGGAACTGCTCGGCCAGACCAAGGACGCGCTGCCGATCCTGCCCATGTACAACTACTCGATGGGCATGATCTACCGCACCGACCTGCTCAACGATCCCAAGATCAAGGCGGACTACAAGGCGCAGACCGGCAAGGAACTCGCCGTTCCCACCACGCTGGCGGACTATGTCGAGCTGTCCAAGTTCTTCAAGGCCAAGTCCGATGTCGTCGGCGCGGCGATGCAGGGCCAGCGCGGCGACCCGAACGCGATGGAGTTCTCCAACTACCTGTTCTCGGTCGGCGGCGCTTATCTTGATGCCGACCACAAGGTGGTGCTGGACAGCGCAGAGGGACTTTCCGCGCTCAAGCTCTATGCCGACAACATCCAGAACGGTGCCCAGCAGGGCGCTCTTTCCGCCACGCTCGACGACACGATGCGCCTGATGTGCGCGGGTGACGCGTTCAGCATGGTCACCTACTGGTGGATGCTGCCGCAGCTCGACAGCCAGGAAAAGTGCCCGAAGGTCGCCGGCAAGCTGGCGCTTTCGGTGATGCCGGGCGGCCATGGCGAAAGCGGCGGCTGGGGCTGGGGTATCCCGAAGAACACCTCCGACGAATCCAAGGCCGCGGCCTGGAAGTTCATCGAGTGGGTGCAGGGCAAGAAGATCTCGGTCGCCCGCGCGATGGAGGGCCATGCGCCGGTGCGCTCGGACGTCTATACCGACCCGGCCGTGCTGGCGAAGTACCCGTTCTACAAGACCGCCCTCGACGTGGTGGCCTCGGGCAAGTCGTTCCCGATCTTCGCCTATTCCGCGCAGTATGAAGATGTTCTCGGCGCCCAGCTTTCGCTCGCCGCCGGTGGGCAGGCCAAGCCCGAGGAGGCGCTGAAGGCGGCTTCGGACGGCCTCAGCCAGCTGCTCGCCAAGTAACAGGCTCAGCCAAGTAACAGGCTCAGCGCAGCAAGACGCTCAGCCAAGCAAGAGCTTGGCCTCCCGGCGCGCCGGATCCCTTTTCCGGCGCGCCGCCACGTCCCCCAAAGACACTTGATACGGAAAGAACCACCATGCGTCTGGCGGCCTTCGCGGACAGGGATTGGCGAACCGGATGGGCCTTCGCGGCGCCCGGACTGCTGATGCTCGCCATCGTCATGGGCTTTCCGCTGGTCTATGCTGCCGTGATCTCGGTGTCCTCGCTCACCCTGCTGCGGCCCTCGCTCACCCCCTTTGTCGGCCTGGCGAACTTCGTCACGGTGATGAGCGAGCCGCTGTTCTGGGGCGCGGTGTGGCTCACCATCAAATATTCCGTCGTCACGGTGGCCGGCGAGTTCATCATCGGTCTTGGCATCGCGTTGATGATCAACCGGACCGTGATCATGAAGCCGGTCTATTTCGCCGTGCTCACCATTCCGATGGCGATGTCGCCGGTGAGCGTGGCGCTGATCTGGCGCATGCTGCTCCAGCCCAATCTCGGCATCGTCAACCACATGCTGGAAGTGTTCGGGCTGCCGCGCGTCGACTGGCTGGGCAATGCCGACTTCGCGCTGTGGACCATGGCCGGCATCGATATCTGGCAGCAGACCTCCTTCGTGGTGCTGATCCTGGCCGCCGGCCTCGCCTCGCTGCCGCGCGATCCCTATGAGGCCGCCGAGGTCGACGGGGCCAGCCCGCTCCAGCAGTTCTGGTACATCACCCTGCCGATGCTGAGGCCGGTCGCGGCGATCGCGGTGATCATCCAGCTGATCAACGAGTTCCGCACCTACGATCTGCCCTATGTGCTGACAAAGGGCGGGCCGGGGGCCTCGACCGAGGTGCTCAGCTTCTTCGCCTATCGCCGCGCCTTCCTCGGCCTGCATCTCAATGAGGGCGCGGCGGCGTCCTTCGTGCTTCTGCTCATCGTGCTTGGACTGACGGTCCTGTTCTTCGCGACGCTGGAGCGCCGGCGGTAAAGAGCCGGCGGCGCCCGGAATCCGGTCGGGCAGGCGGATGACAAACATCTGCTGAACGACGTCGCCACGCGGCGTCGGTGAAGCGCCCGCGCGCGGGCGCGCCGCCCGCGCGGGGCTGCCTTGCGGCGCGCAGCGCGGCGTGCCTTCCCGGGTCCGGCTTCAGCCTCCCGAACAATTATCCCCAGCAATCCCCCCAACAATCTCCGCCTGGAATCCGCTCCGCCGGACGTGTCCGCATAACCCTCTTGACGGTCGACATATCGACCTGTCATACCAGTTGACGGTCATCATGGCCGTTCGAAGCCCGCCCAAGACGGGTCGACTTACTAGGAGGATCCAAGGATGAATTTTGCTCTCCGTGCGTCCCGTAATGGGGCGCGGCGTGTGCGTTCGGCTGCGTTCGCGATGGGGGCGGCAGCCCTCGCCACTGGGCTTGCGCTCCCCGCCCATGCCGAAACGCGCGCCAAGCCTTTCGACGCCTGGCCGAAATCCGAGATCATGAAGACCATGAGTCTCGACGAGGCCAAGGCGATCGTCGCGGCCCGCACCGGCCCGCAGACCGAATGGAAGGGCCCCACCACCGGGCCCGAAGCGACGACCGCGGCGACCACGGTCGTCTATGTGTCGGCCGATCAGTCCTACGTGTCGTTCGTGAACTGGGGACGCGGCGTCTCGGAGGCCGCTGAGGCACTCGGCTGGAAGGCCGTGACGCTGAACGGCAAGGGCACGGTCACCGGCAACCTCTCCGCCATGCAGCAGGCGGTCGCGATGAAGCCGGCCGCCATCGTCACCTCGGCGGATGCCAGCGCGTTGCAGGGGCCGATCAAGCAGGCGGTCGATGCGGGAATTCCCGTGATCGGCATTCACGCCACGGCCTTTCCCGGTCCTGATCCCGAGACCAACCTGTTCATGAACATCGGGTCGGACCCGGTGGAGATCGGTGCGGCGCAGGCGGCTTACGTCATCGCCAAGTCCAACGGCACCGCCCGGCTGCTGCACTTCCTCGACAGCGGGTTCGCCATCGCCCGCCTGAAGGCCGAAGCCGCGACGGAGCCGGTGAAGAACTGCAAGGGCTGCACCTTCCTCGAAATGATCAACATCCCGATCGCCGACCAGACCCGGCGCATTCCCTCGGTCATCTCGGGCGTGATCGCCAATTATGGCGATGACTGGTGGGGCACCACCTGCTGCGACAACTTCTATCCCTACATTGCCTCGGCCCTGCGCGCGTCCGGCGTGGAACCCTCGAAGGTGCACCTGGTCGGCGCCGACGGCCCGCCCTCGGCCTATGACATGATCCGCAAGGGTGAGTACGAGGTCGCGACCGTTCCCGAGCCCTCGACGCTGTTCGGCTATCAGGCCATCGACGCCGTGGTGCGTGCCATGGCAGGCGAGGAGCCGGCGAAGTTCGTGCAGCCGACCTATCTCGTGACCCGCGAGAACGTGGACAAGGAAGGCGGCGACAAGAACGAGTTCATCCCGAGCAACGGTTTTGCCTGCCACTACATGAATGTGTGGCGCAAGACGGCGAAGGCCTGCTGATCCGGGCGCTGCCCGGTTCGCTCGCCCGGCAGTGCCGCCCGGCTCTGCCTGCCCCGTTCCTCGTCCCCGGATGTTCCGTGATGACCGACACCCAGCCGTTGCTTGACGTGCGCGGCCTGACCAAACGTTTCTTCGGCTCGCTGGCGCTCGACAACGCCGCGTTCTCGCTGGCGCGTGGTGAAATTCACGCGCTCGTCGGCGAGAACGGGGCGGGCAAGTCGACCTTCATCAAGATCCTCGCCGGCGTCTATGACGCCGACGAGGGAGAGATCCTGCTCGAAGGCGCCCGTGTGGATCCGCGCTCCCAGTCGCTGCCGCTGGCCTTTGTCCATCAGGACCTCGCGCTGGTCGATGATCTCAGCGTCTGTGAGAACATCGCTCTCGTTGCCGGCTATCCGCGCAAGGCCGGGCTGATCGACTGGCGCGCGGTGATGCGCCAGACCTCGGCCATCTACGAGACCATGCGCATTCCCCCGGTCGATCCCAATCGGCTTGTCGCCACGCTGTCGACGCCCGAAAAGGCGATCCTCAACATCGTGCGCACCCTCGCCCACACGCCGAAGGTGCTCGTGCTCGACGAGCCGACCGCGGCGCTGCCGGAACAGGATGCCCACCGGCTTTTCGACGCCATGCGCCGCATGCGCGATCAGGGCGCGAGCATCATCTACGTCTCGCATCGCCTTCACGAGCTGTTCGGCCTTGCCGACCGCATCACCGTGTTTCGCGACGGCCGCCGCGTGCACACCGCCGCCATGAACGAGATCACCGGCAGCGAGATTGTCGAGCAGATGCTCGGCCGTGCCGTCGA comes from the Ancylobacter pratisalsi genome and includes:
- a CDS encoding FGGY-family carbohydrate kinase, whose protein sequence is MSYVLGLDIGTTSTIGLLLKLPGEIAAMTSRPVTLSSPHAGWAEEDPAQWWDNVCAITRELIATAGIDPAEIAAIGVTGMLPAVVLLDAEGHLLRPSIQQSDGRCGTEVAELRAEKDEASFIARAGNGINQQLVTAKLRWIARHEPQVFARIATVFGSYDYVNWRLSGERAVEQNWALEAGFVDVARHEIDDELVAWAGIPRSAVPRKTASHEVMGRVNAEGAAATGLVAGTPIIGGAADMIASALGAGVTQTGDILIKFGGAIDILVATDQVKPDPRLYLDYHLIPGLFMPNGCMATGGSGLNWFVRTFAGGEAMAAEREGISVHQHLDRLAAERPAGADGLMILPYFLGEKTPIHDPAARGVFDGLTLSHDIGHLWRALLEAYAYASAHHVEVLRDMGHSAQRVLVSDGGSNSRVWMQIIADVLGQPVHRLKGHPGSSLGAAWTAAVGVGLADWPGIARFVQQDEVLQPNPAHAEVYEAGYRRYRDLYRCLAAQRRVA
- a CDS encoding BtpA/SgcQ family protein; translation: MVFECFGDKKKVVISMAHIGALPGAPLYDADGGLDKLIEGVLADVEKLQAGGVDAIMFGNENDRPYVFKGSPASIAAMTAIVQAVKPHLKVPFGVNYLWDPVATVAIGSVTGASFVREIFTGLFASDMGLWEPNCAEAARLRHDLKRDDMKMLFNINAEFAHSLDQRPIELRAKSAVFSSLADAILVSGPITGQPADQSHLRKVAETVKEVPIFANTGVNIDNIRDVFSVASGVVIGTHFKVDGNTWNPVEAARVSRFMDVVNAIR
- a CDS encoding DeoR/GlpR family DNA-binding transcription regulator — encoded protein: MAEEASFRDKAGEEQAGGDERQRMLSHVRHSRILEHLSMTGSIGVTAIAADLGVSDMTIRRDLVELEREGRLVRVHGGAVLADAPASIAMDSEEPRFDARLRRGSDAKSAIAAYAATLVAGYRTLAVDVGTTTYLMAGHLRDAAHLKVFTNSLRISALLDGGAPEVYVAGGRVRAEEMSVYGPTAVAQFEKLWFDAAVLGTSGITAEGFFDYSFEDTDMKRVYLRRSGLRILLCDSAKFQRMSLVQVGAFSEISMLITDAEPPPRIAAALTAARVDVRIAPPYPGN
- a CDS encoding SDR family NAD(P)-dependent oxidoreductase; this translates as MIPTTAPTPVYPELAGRRAFITGAAAGIGRAIAQALSRQGVTVAIGDINLAAARDAADALGHGAVAIGIDVRERAGVAASLQQVLDTLGGCDLLVANAGVSTMTAALDLTDEEWDFNFAVNTRGVFLTNQIAARHFVSEGKGCIVNTASLAAKVGAPLLAHYSASKFAVLGWTQALARELAPKGIRVNAVCPGFVATSMQTREVEWEAQLRNITPEQVVADYIAQTPLGRLEQPEDVADVVAFLCSDQARFMTGQGINVTGGVYMT
- a CDS encoding ABC transporter ATP-binding protein, with protein sequence MSSIELDHVSKLYANGAYGVRDVDLTIEEGEFVIFLGPSGCGKSTTLRMIAGLESISSGDLRIGGRGVNNVAPRDRNIAVVFQSYALYPHMSVRDNMGFGLKMRGVARPVIETKINEAAGLLGLTPYLDRKPAALSGGQRQRVALGRAIVRDPVAFLLDEPLSNLDAQLRAEMRLELVKLHRRLGRTIVHVTHDQVEAMTMGDRICIMREGRMVQVGRPLDVYADPVDTFVARFLATPPMNLIPARLESRGDGLMLIGAGFELAVPERHRAAYQPHSGREVIFGLRPEDLHEAPQPGLQRLDLTVVAMESLGVENILVGQFGLEPALEMSARLSRHFTAQIGATVPLYLDLTPMHLFDPETTRALPRPSLRLVKP
- a CDS encoding carbohydrate ABC transporter permease — protein: MRHVALHLGLLIVCAVILLPILWVVRTSFLPEAMSYSTHLLPATTVDNYVELFTTTRYGRSYFNSLVVAFGSVVIALPFAAMTGYAFARFKTSGKGGRFAVLATQMLPSVAIVLPAFALFRTVGLSNSLTGLVIAYAALNLPFLIWILMGFFEGIPVDLEWAAQTDGATAWGAFWRIVLPVSLPGIAAAGVLGFILTWNEFLFALVLSGPQTATVPVALSSLQTSNGVQIAKVSAGVVLAILPLVIASRFIQRFIIQGLTFGSVK
- a CDS encoding extracellular solute-binding protein: MRMKHSLTAALLGASMLAAYPAYAETITLHALMEDVPETQIIESMLPEFEKETGIKVEFEKIGYGDMHDKLVAQLVSPESYYNVLEVDFLWAGEFPAAGWLEDLGPYVAKSGFDLKPFIPSMLELLGQTKDALPILPMYNYSMGMIYRTDLLNDPKIKADYKAQTGKELAVPTTLADYVELSKFFKAKSDVVGAAMQGQRGDPNAMEFSNYLFSVGGAYLDADHKVVLDSAEGLSALKLYADNIQNGAQQGALSATLDDTMRLMCAGDAFSMVTYWWMLPQLDSQEKCPKVAGKLALSVMPGGHGESGGWGWGIPKNTSDESKAAAWKFIEWVQGKKISVARAMEGHAPVRSDVYTDPAVLAKYPFYKTALDVVASGKSFPIFAYSAQYEDVLGAQLSLAAGGQAKPEEALKAASDGLSQLLAK
- a CDS encoding carbohydrate ABC transporter permease, with product MRLAAFADRDWRTGWAFAAPGLLMLAIVMGFPLVYAAVISVSSLTLLRPSLTPFVGLANFVTVMSEPLFWGAVWLTIKYSVVTVAGEFIIGLGIALMINRTVIMKPVYFAVLTIPMAMSPVSVALIWRMLLQPNLGIVNHMLEVFGLPRVDWLGNADFALWTMAGIDIWQQTSFVVLILAAGLASLPRDPYEAAEVDGASPLQQFWYITLPMLRPVAAIAVIIQLINEFRTYDLPYVLTKGGPGASTEVLSFFAYRRAFLGLHLNEGAAASFVLLLIVLGLTVLFFATLERRR
- a CDS encoding substrate-binding domain-containing protein, producing MNFALRASRNGARRVRSAAFAMGAAALATGLALPAHAETRAKPFDAWPKSEIMKTMSLDEAKAIVAARTGPQTEWKGPTTGPEATTAATTVVYVSADQSYVSFVNWGRGVSEAAEALGWKAVTLNGKGTVTGNLSAMQQAVAMKPAAIVTSADASALQGPIKQAVDAGIPVIGIHATAFPGPDPETNLFMNIGSDPVEIGAAQAAYVIAKSNGTARLLHFLDSGFAIARLKAEAATEPVKNCKGCTFLEMINIPIADQTRRIPSVISGVIANYGDDWWGTTCCDNFYPYIASALRASGVEPSKVHLVGADGPPSAYDMIRKGEYEVATVPEPSTLFGYQAIDAVVRAMAGEEPAKFVQPTYLVTRENVDKEGGDKNEFIPSNGFACHYMNVWRKTAKAC